In candidate division KSB1 bacterium, one DNA window encodes the following:
- a CDS encoding MATE family efflux transporter, which yields MLEENLTSGVRTLRGDPRKAIVKLSAPMVVANVVQAVYNLADGIWVAGLGADALAGVGLFFPFFMIMLSLAAGMAIGGSAAVSRRIGARDKAGSDSAAVHTLAIGLGIAVTLTLVCYPLLSHIFRGTGVRGPVLELTLQYGRILVAGSVLLVFSNLANGILRGEGDSQRAMLAMVLGSLLNIGLDPLFIYTLGMGIAGAAWATLLSIGLSAVLMGYWIFVRRSTYVRIRVRAFRYDGRIAAEILRVGVPASFAQLSMAAAMFVLNAIVVRAGGTDGVAIFTSAWRIIMFGLVPLFGIATGVTAVTGAAYGARDVEKLRTGYFYGIEVGLAIEGAVFVSILLLAPRLAYLFTYAEKSSHLARDLSHAMRILACFLPTVPLGMLTGSMFQGIGKGENSLAVTVLRTLVLQIAFGYLLGLSFALGLEGVWWGIVSGNVLAALVSFLWGRYTVRRLEKRLVSATVSSEAEVVAPKGRAGL from the coding sequence ATGCTTGAGGAAAACCTGACGAGTGGCGTTCGCACCCTGCGCGGCGATCCCAGGAAAGCGATCGTCAAGCTTTCGGCGCCGATGGTGGTGGCCAACGTCGTCCAGGCCGTGTACAACCTGGCCGATGGCATCTGGGTGGCGGGCTTGGGCGCCGACGCCCTGGCAGGCGTAGGCCTGTTTTTCCCGTTCTTTATGATCATGCTTTCGCTGGCCGCGGGCATGGCGATCGGGGGAAGTGCCGCGGTGTCGCGGCGGATCGGTGCCCGGGATAAGGCAGGCTCCGATTCGGCGGCTGTTCATACCCTGGCAATTGGGCTCGGCATCGCCGTGACTCTAACCTTGGTGTGCTATCCCCTCCTGTCCCACATTTTTCGCGGAACCGGTGTACGTGGGCCAGTTCTTGAGCTTACCTTGCAGTACGGCCGCATTCTGGTGGCAGGTTCCGTGCTGTTGGTTTTCAGTAACCTGGCCAACGGCATCCTGCGCGGTGAAGGCGACTCCCAGAGGGCCATGCTGGCGATGGTCCTCGGCTCGCTGCTCAATATCGGCCTGGATCCCCTGTTTATCTACACACTCGGGATGGGGATAGCCGGCGCGGCCTGGGCAACCCTGTTGTCCATCGGCCTTTCCGCGGTCTTGATGGGCTACTGGATTTTCGTCCGCCGCAGCACCTACGTCCGCATCCGCGTCCGCGCGTTTCGATACGACGGGCGGATCGCCGCCGAGATTCTGCGGGTGGGTGTACCCGCCTCCTTTGCGCAGCTCTCCATGGCCGCGGCTATGTTCGTGCTCAACGCCATCGTGGTCCGCGCTGGAGGAACGGACGGGGTGGCCATCTTTACCAGCGCGTGGCGCATCATCATGTTCGGTCTGGTCCCTCTTTTCGGCATTGCCACGGGAGTCACGGCGGTCACCGGGGCGGCTTATGGCGCTCGGGATGTTGAAAAGCTGCGCACTGGCTACTTCTACGGGATTGAGGTAGGACTGGCCATCGAGGGAGCCGTCTTCGTTTCGATCCTGCTTCTGGCGCCGCGATTGGCCTACCTTTTCACCTACGCGGAAAAGTCCTCCCACCTGGCCCGCGATCTCTCCCACGCCATGCGCATCCTTGCCTGCTTCCTTCCGACTGTCCCCCTCGGAATGCTCACCGGCTCGATGTTCCAGGGGATCGGCAAAGGCGAGAATTCCCTCGCGGTGACCGTGCTCCGGACCCTCGTCCTGCAAATCGCTTTCGGTTACCTGCTGGGGTTGAGCTTCGCTCTCGGCCTGGAGGGAGTCTGGTGGGGTATCGTGAGCGGGAATGTCCTGGCCGCTTTGGTGAGCTTCCTCTGGGGTAGGTACACAGTTCGCCGATTGGAAAAGCGGCTTGTGTCGGCAACGGTTTCCTCGGAAGCGGAGGTCGTGGCCCCGAAAGGCCGGGCCGGTCTTTGA
- the uvrA gene encoding excinuclease ABC subunit UvrA → MAEKDRIVIRGAREHNLKNIDLEIPRDKLVVITGLSGSGKSSLAFDTIYAEGQRRYVESLSAYARQFLGLMEKPDVDYIEGLSPAISIEQKSVSKNPRSTVGTVTEIYDYLRLLFARIGVPHCYRCGRQLQRQTVQQIVDAVLALPQGSRVQILAPVVRGRKGEYREIFEEARRDGFVRVRVDGEVLELDREIRLDKNKKHNIEIVVDRLVVAEKAARRLADSVETALHLASGLVIVDASEGGEMLFSEHYACPDCGISYEEIEPRMFSFNSPYGACRECNGLGSRMVIDPELVVPNPDLTVRQGALAPWGAVRDGWYATLIQGVAERFQIDLDTPWRSLPEEARRVLLYGSDEPIQFRYASRDGSSSGTFRQKFEGVIPNLERRYRQTESEAIREWIEGFMRPVPCPACQGARLRPEALAVKIAGHSIYDVARMSIRQALEFFERLELGEREQLIAHQILKEIRERLQFLINVGVDYLTLDRAAATLSGGESQRIRLATQIGSQLVGVLYILDEPSIGLHQRDNHRLINTLCQLRDLGNTVIVVEHDRETIERADYVIDLGPGAGEHGGYVVATGTPAEIAANPRSLTGQYIAGVRAIPVPKRRRRGNGQFLVLRGARGNNLKNIDVRIPLGCFVCVTGVSGSGKSTLIDETLYPILAKALYHAKEQPLPYDAIEGIEHIDKVINIDQSPIGRTPRSNPATYTGLFTYIRDLYSRLPEARMRGYKPGRFSFNVKGGRCEACQGDGIIKIEMHFLPDVYVTCEVCKGRRYNRETLEIKYKGKSIADVLEMTVSQALEFFENIPPIRRKLQTLHDVGLGYIRLGQQATTLSGGEAQRVKLAAELSKVSTGRTLYILDEPTTGLHFEDIRMLLDVLNRLVERGNTVIVIEHHMDVIKTADYIIDLGPEGGEQGGYVVAVGTPEEVAQNPRSYTGHFLRRELGLAP, encoded by the coding sequence ATGGCGGAGAAGGACCGCATTGTCATTCGAGGGGCGCGGGAGCACAACCTGAAGAACATTGATCTGGAGATCCCGCGCGACAAGCTGGTGGTGATCACCGGCCTTTCGGGGTCGGGGAAGTCGTCCTTAGCCTTCGACACCATTTACGCCGAGGGCCAGAGGCGCTACGTGGAGTCGCTTTCAGCCTACGCGCGCCAGTTCCTTGGGCTCATGGAGAAGCCGGACGTGGACTATATCGAGGGCCTGTCGCCGGCCATCTCGATCGAGCAGAAGTCGGTTTCGAAAAACCCGCGCTCCACGGTAGGGACGGTCACCGAGATTTACGACTACCTCCGGCTCCTCTTCGCGCGCATCGGGGTTCCGCACTGCTACCGGTGCGGGAGGCAATTGCAGAGGCAAACCGTTCAGCAGATCGTCGACGCCGTGTTAGCCCTGCCTCAGGGATCGCGGGTCCAGATTCTGGCCCCCGTGGTGCGCGGCCGTAAGGGGGAGTACCGTGAGATCTTCGAGGAAGCACGGCGAGACGGCTTCGTTCGGGTGCGTGTGGATGGCGAAGTGCTGGAGCTCGACCGAGAGATCCGCCTGGACAAGAACAAGAAGCACAACATCGAGATCGTGGTCGATCGCCTCGTGGTGGCGGAGAAAGCAGCCAGACGCCTGGCGGATTCTGTGGAGACCGCACTTCACCTGGCCTCAGGCCTGGTCATCGTAGACGCCTCCGAAGGCGGTGAGATGCTGTTCAGCGAGCACTACGCCTGTCCCGATTGTGGCATCTCCTACGAAGAGATCGAGCCCCGGATGTTTTCCTTCAATAGCCCCTATGGCGCCTGCCGGGAGTGCAACGGTCTCGGTAGCCGGATGGTGATTGACCCGGAGCTGGTGGTCCCCAATCCGGATTTAACGGTACGGCAGGGGGCTCTTGCACCCTGGGGAGCCGTGCGCGATGGCTGGTACGCGACACTGATCCAGGGGGTGGCCGAGCGGTTCCAGATCGACCTCGACACGCCCTGGCGCAGCCTGCCGGAGGAGGCTCGGAGGGTACTCCTGTACGGGAGCGACGAGCCGATCCAGTTTCGCTATGCCAGTCGCGATGGCTCCAGCAGCGGCACCTTCCGCCAGAAGTTCGAGGGGGTCATCCCGAATCTCGAGAGGCGCTATCGGCAGACCGAGTCGGAGGCGATCCGCGAGTGGATCGAAGGCTTCATGCGCCCTGTCCCTTGTCCCGCTTGTCAGGGGGCGCGCCTGAGGCCTGAGGCTCTGGCGGTCAAGATCGCCGGCCACAGCATTTACGACGTAGCCCGCATGTCCATCCGGCAGGCGCTGGAATTCTTCGAGCGTCTGGAGTTGGGCGAGCGAGAGCAGCTCATCGCCCACCAGATCCTCAAAGAGATCCGCGAGAGGCTTCAGTTTCTGATCAACGTGGGGGTGGACTATCTGACACTGGACCGAGCGGCGGCCACCCTCTCAGGAGGAGAGTCGCAACGCATTCGCCTGGCCACCCAGATCGGCTCTCAGCTGGTGGGGGTCCTGTACATTCTGGACGAGCCGTCCATCGGTTTGCACCAGCGAGACAACCACCGCCTGATCAACACCCTCTGCCAGCTGCGGGACCTGGGGAATACGGTGATCGTCGTTGAGCACGATCGGGAGACCATTGAACGTGCCGACTACGTGATCGACCTCGGGCCAGGGGCCGGGGAGCACGGCGGTTACGTCGTGGCGACGGGCACCCCCGCGGAGATCGCGGCAAACCCCCGCTCCCTTACAGGGCAGTACATCGCCGGAGTGCGGGCCATTCCTGTTCCGAAGCGGAGACGCCGCGGAAACGGGCAGTTCCTGGTCCTCCGCGGCGCCCGCGGGAATAACCTCAAGAACATCGACGTGCGGATTCCCTTGGGCTGTTTCGTGTGCGTCACGGGCGTCTCCGGGTCCGGGAAGAGCACGCTGATCGATGAGACCCTCTACCCCATTCTGGCCAAGGCCCTCTACCATGCCAAGGAACAGCCGTTGCCGTACGACGCAATTGAGGGAATCGAGCATATCGACAAGGTAATCAACATCGATCAGAGCCCCATCGGGCGAACGCCGCGCTCCAACCCAGCTACGTACACGGGTCTCTTTACGTACATCCGCGACCTCTACTCGAGGCTGCCTGAGGCTCGAATGCGGGGGTACAAACCCGGGCGCTTCAGCTTCAATGTGAAAGGGGGACGCTGCGAAGCCTGCCAAGGAGACGGAATCATCAAGATCGAAATGCACTTCCTGCCCGACGTCTACGTGACCTGTGAGGTGTGCAAGGGACGACGGTACAATCGCGAGACGCTGGAGATCAAGTACAAGGGCAAGTCGATCGCCGACGTTCTTGAAATGACCGTCTCCCAGGCCCTTGAGTTCTTTGAGAACATCCCGCCCATCCGGAGGAAGCTACAGACCCTCCACGATGTCGGACTGGGCTACATCCGGCTTGGCCAGCAGGCCACGACGCTTTCGGGCGGCGAGGCGCAGCGGGTGAAGCTCGCCGCTGAGCTGTCGAAAGTGAGCACAGGGCGTACGCTCTATATCCTCGATGAGCCCACTACGGGCCTGCATTTCGAAGACATCCGCATGCTGCTGGACGTGCTGAATCGCCTGGTGGAACGCGGGAATACGGTGATCGTGATTGAGCACCACATGGACGTCATCAAGACGGCTGACTACATCATCGATCTCGGCCCCGAAGGTGGCGAGCAAGGAGGCTACGTCGTGGCCGTCGGGACGCCGGAGGAAGTGGCCCAGAATCCCCGTTCCTACACCGGGCATTTCCTCAGGCGGGAACTGGGGCTTGCACCCTGA
- a CDS encoding cold shock domain-containing protein has product MQYGTVRMWDDRKGYGFIVSDDDEDLFVHVSDLDPSVRSRRLIPGQRVAFDVRREPKGDRAVRVRVVG; this is encoded by the coding sequence ATGCAGTACGGCACGGTCAGGATGTGGGACGACCGAAAAGGCTACGGCTTCATCGTCTCGGACGATGATGAGGATCTCTTCGTGCACGTGAGCGACCTCGACCCCTCTGTGCGGAGCAGGCGCCTGATCCCCGGCCAGCGGGTCGCTTTCGATGTGCGGAGGGAACCCAAGGGGGACAGGGCCGTGCGCGTGCGGGTCGTCGGATGA
- a CDS encoding MBL fold metallo-hydrolase, which translates to MSKAPRRAQEPVLLRKVRQTAERAPKLVAGPIAARLLWADSLGAKTMSVFVQTPDVRVLIDPGASAMQPSFPLEEPVRDQFKLAALETIAAWAKKADVVVITHYHHDHYASVAEGLEIYRDKQLLVKDPNRWINRSQWHRARTFFQELGQELGGRLSVQKPLAVDVPPAEKMFPEALGKDFGSYAERRRQVLRKGERRLAELRKLWQSEEWLAPGRLAHVQVEFADGRTFAYGGTQLRFTHPLFHGVEYATVGWVLAVVVECGGHKLLFSSDLQGPTIEDYASWILRERPDVLILDGPPTYLFGQLVNRVNLERAIANAVRLAENLPDTTILYDHHLPRDPDFRQRMGPLFQHSFPRRRAPLETLAEWCGLRPLAEELGTRDSGKGRRAMSECCSTPADPQPP; encoded by the coding sequence GTGAGCAAAGCACCTCGTCGTGCACAAGAGCCCGTCCTCCTGCGCAAGGTCCGGCAAACTGCAGAACGCGCGCCGAAGCTGGTGGCAGGCCCCATCGCAGCGCGCTTGCTCTGGGCCGACTCCCTCGGGGCGAAGACCATGAGCGTTTTCGTCCAGACCCCCGACGTACGGGTCCTGATCGACCCGGGGGCATCGGCCATGCAGCCCAGCTTTCCTCTGGAAGAGCCCGTGCGCGATCAGTTCAAGCTGGCCGCCTTGGAGACGATCGCGGCGTGGGCGAAGAAGGCCGACGTAGTTGTCATTACACACTACCATCACGACCACTACGCCAGCGTGGCCGAAGGCCTCGAAATCTACCGCGACAAGCAGCTTCTGGTGAAGGACCCCAACCGGTGGATCAACCGCTCCCAATGGCACCGTGCCCGCACCTTTTTCCAGGAGCTGGGACAGGAACTGGGGGGCAGGCTATCTGTCCAGAAGCCGCTCGCTGTCGACGTGCCACCAGCCGAGAAGATGTTTCCCGAAGCCCTGGGTAAGGACTTCGGGTCGTACGCGGAGCGCAGGCGCCAGGTACTTCGCAAGGGCGAGAGACGCCTTGCGGAGCTCCGCAAACTGTGGCAGAGTGAGGAATGGCTCGCGCCCGGCCGACTCGCCCATGTGCAGGTGGAGTTCGCCGACGGGCGCACCTTCGCGTACGGCGGTACGCAGTTACGCTTCACCCATCCCCTCTTCCACGGCGTGGAGTACGCAACCGTGGGATGGGTCCTGGCCGTGGTCGTGGAATGCGGTGGGCACAAACTGCTGTTCAGCTCCGATCTGCAGGGGCCTACGATCGAGGACTACGCAAGCTGGATCCTGAGGGAAAGGCCGGACGTTTTGATTCTCGACGGCCCGCCCACCTATCTCTTCGGCCAGCTCGTGAACCGCGTTAACCTGGAAAGGGCTATCGCCAACGCGGTGCGCCTTGCCGAGAACTTGCCGGATACCACGATCCTGTACGACCACCACCTACCACGGGACCCCGACTTCCGCCAGCGAATGGGCCCACTTTTTCAGCACTCCTTTCCGCGGCGCCGGGCTCCTCTCGAAACCCTCGCCGAGTGGTGCGGCCTGCGACCGCTGGCGGAAGAGCTGGGAACGAGAGATTCGGGCAAAGGCCGGCGCGCCATGAGTGAATGCTGCTCGACGCCGGCCGATCCACAACCGCCGTAA
- a CDS encoding P1 family peptidase, with protein sequence MAASPAFCQPRKGFPPELRVGILPRGPLNSITDVGGVKVGHVTLRTPDGVCTGVTAILPHGGNLFQEKVPAAIVVGNGFGKLVGSTQVEELGTLETPIILTNTLAVGIAAEAVVQWTIRQPGNEGVQSVNPVVGETNDGYLNDIRRLSVRPEHVWQAIDSARAGAVAEGCVGAGTGTVCFGFKGGIGTASRKLPISLGGYTVGVLVQTNFGGVLQIAGVPVGQELGVYYLRDALPTDGGSCMIVVATDAPLDARQLKRLAFRALYGLARTGGLSSHGSGDYVIAFSTAPENRVPHQAAEPVRVVPILRDEHLSPLFLAAIEATEEAIYHSLFAAETTHGRDGHVVEAIPVDKVIDILRRYRRLP encoded by the coding sequence CTGGCTGCCTCGCCCGCGTTCTGCCAACCCAGAAAGGGCTTCCCGCCTGAGCTACGGGTCGGCATCTTGCCTCGTGGCCCTCTCAACTCCATTACAGACGTGGGCGGGGTGAAGGTCGGTCACGTCACCCTGCGGACGCCGGATGGAGTTTGCACGGGAGTCACCGCCATCCTGCCCCACGGCGGCAATTTGTTCCAGGAGAAGGTGCCGGCGGCGATCGTTGTGGGCAATGGATTCGGCAAGCTCGTCGGGTCGACTCAGGTGGAAGAGCTCGGAACTCTGGAAACGCCGATCATCTTGACCAATACCCTTGCCGTCGGGATCGCCGCTGAAGCTGTGGTGCAGTGGACGATTCGGCAGCCCGGAAACGAGGGCGTGCAATCGGTGAATCCCGTGGTCGGCGAAACGAACGATGGCTACCTCAACGACATCCGCCGCCTCTCCGTCCGCCCTGAGCACGTGTGGCAGGCCATCGATTCCGCCCGCGCGGGCGCCGTCGCCGAAGGATGCGTCGGCGCCGGAACGGGCACGGTTTGCTTTGGCTTCAAAGGGGGGATCGGTACCGCAAGCCGGAAGCTGCCCATCTCGCTGGGCGGTTACACGGTAGGAGTCCTTGTGCAAACCAATTTCGGGGGCGTGTTGCAGATCGCCGGTGTACCGGTGGGGCAGGAGCTCGGCGTGTACTATCTCCGCGATGCCCTGCCCACAGACGGAGGCTCGTGTATGATCGTGGTCGCCACCGACGCCCCTCTGGACGCGCGCCAGCTTAAGCGTCTGGCCTTCCGCGCCCTCTACGGCTTAGCGCGAACCGGCGGCCTCTCCAGCCACGGAAGCGGCGACTACGTAATCGCCTTCTCGACCGCGCCAGAAAACCGTGTCCCCCACCAGGCCGCGGAGCCTGTGCGTGTGGTCCCAATCCTGCGGGATGAGCACCTCAGCCCGCTTTTCCTTGCCGCCATCGAGGCAACGGAGGAGGCCATCTACCACTCCCTGTTCGCTGCGGAGACCACGCACGGCCGCGACGGCCACGTGGTCGAAGCCATCCCCGTGGACAAGGTGATCGACATTCTGCGGCGATACCGTAGGCTCCCTTAG
- a CDS encoding tetratricopeptide repeat protein: MIARRVWFALAFGFVLANPTFGQTPEQLLAQGDSARAHFRLEEALAAYQRAVQLDSTHCEALWKLGEALVDVGEKKPEKEQGEYYRRAEHYARLAVRRCPESADAHFVLSVAVGRVALLVGGKRKVELSREVKEEAEKAIQLNPRHDGALHVLARWHREVANLSGVLKLAAKVVYGGLPPASNEEAVRYFLRAIEIKPEHINHHLELGRTYEMMKQYELARAEYQKVLELPVSDPDDPEHKQEARRLLEELKGR, encoded by the coding sequence ATGATCGCCAGGCGCGTGTGGTTCGCACTCGCGTTCGGTTTCGTCCTCGCCAATCCGACGTTCGGACAGACGCCCGAGCAGCTTCTGGCCCAAGGTGACAGCGCTCGGGCCCACTTCCGACTGGAGGAGGCCTTGGCGGCGTACCAGCGTGCCGTCCAGCTCGATTCCACCCACTGCGAGGCTCTGTGGAAGCTCGGAGAGGCGCTGGTGGACGTGGGAGAAAAGAAGCCGGAAAAGGAGCAGGGGGAGTATTACCGTCGTGCGGAGCACTACGCCCGGTTGGCTGTGCGCCGGTGCCCGGAGAGCGCAGACGCCCACTTCGTTCTCTCCGTGGCTGTGGGCCGGGTCGCTCTCCTCGTTGGGGGGAAGCGGAAGGTGGAGCTGTCGCGCGAGGTGAAGGAAGAAGCCGAAAAGGCGATCCAGCTGAATCCGCGCCACGACGGTGCCCTGCACGTTCTGGCCCGCTGGCACCGAGAGGTCGCCAATCTGAGTGGCGTGCTGAAGCTGGCCGCAAAGGTCGTCTACGGCGGACTCCCGCCGGCAAGCAACGAAGAGGCCGTTCGCTACTTCCTCCGGGCCATCGAAATCAAGCCGGAACACATCAACCACCACTTGGAACTGGGGCGGACGTACGAAATGATGAAACAGTACGAGCTGGCCAGGGCCGAGTACCAGAAAGTCCTGGAGCTACCGGTCTCGGACCCCGACGACCCCGAGCACAAACAGGAAGCGAGAAGGCTCCTGGAGGAACTCAAAGGCAGGTAG
- a CDS encoding Gfo/Idh/MocA family oxidoreductase, whose product MSELNRREFMVRTAGTTAALALGFSIARSAKASPNDTIRVAVVGVHGQGRSHIRGFSSLPNVQVAAICDVDENVIAERLQEMEQRGLPKPRVYTDIRKLLEDKEIDAVSFATPHHWHALGTIWACQAGKDVYVEKPCSHNVWEGRKIIEAAHKYNRIVQHGTQIRSSVAVRAAIEYLRSGALGEVYMAKGLCYKWRESIGKAGGPQPIPKGVNYDLWLGPAPYKPLMRKRLHYDWHWFWDYGNGDIGNQGVHQMDIARWGLGVTLPTKVTAMGGHFMFDDDQETPNTMIAVFEFPSTEGGGDKKKILQFEVRHWITNDEGPIAQEPGDNTIGVIFYGSEGYLVVDSYQSWKTFMGKKREPGAYANAGGNHYKNFIDAVRARDPKILNAPIEEGHLSSALCHLANISYRLGRSLQFDPVNERFVNDDEANALLRRQYREPFVVPEKV is encoded by the coding sequence ATGTCCGAGCTGAATCGCAGGGAGTTTATGGTGCGCACTGCGGGCACTACCGCGGCGCTTGCCTTGGGTTTTAGCATAGCGCGCTCGGCCAAAGCGAGCCCGAACGATACCATCCGAGTGGCCGTTGTGGGCGTTCACGGGCAGGGCAGAAGCCACATCCGGGGCTTCAGCTCGCTGCCGAACGTGCAGGTGGCCGCCATCTGCGATGTGGACGAGAACGTCATCGCCGAGCGGCTTCAGGAAATGGAGCAGCGGGGGCTACCCAAGCCCAGGGTCTATACGGACATCCGCAAGCTGCTTGAGGACAAGGAAATCGACGCGGTCAGCTTCGCGACCCCTCACCACTGGCATGCTCTGGGAACCATTTGGGCCTGTCAGGCCGGAAAGGACGTGTACGTGGAGAAGCCCTGCTCCCACAACGTGTGGGAGGGAAGGAAGATCATCGAGGCGGCGCACAAGTACAATCGCATTGTGCAGCACGGCACCCAGATACGCTCGTCCGTGGCTGTGCGCGCAGCGATCGAATACCTCCGCTCGGGAGCGCTGGGCGAGGTCTACATGGCCAAAGGTCTCTGCTACAAGTGGCGAGAATCCATTGGCAAGGCTGGAGGCCCGCAGCCCATCCCTAAGGGCGTTAATTACGACCTCTGGCTCGGTCCCGCCCCCTACAAACCCCTGATGCGCAAACGCCTCCACTACGACTGGCATTGGTTCTGGGACTACGGAAACGGGGACATTGGCAATCAGGGTGTCCATCAGATGGACATCGCCCGCTGGGGGCTCGGTGTGACCCTGCCCACGAAAGTGACCGCCATGGGGGGCCATTTCATGTTCGACGATGACCAGGAAACCCCGAACACCATGATCGCGGTCTTCGAGTTCCCCAGCACCGAAGGAGGCGGGGACAAGAAGAAGATTCTGCAATTCGAAGTGCGCCACTGGATCACCAACGACGAAGGCCCCATCGCCCAGGAGCCTGGGGACAACACCATCGGCGTGATCTTCTACGGCTCCGAGGGGTACCTGGTGGTCGACAGCTACCAGAGCTGGAAAACCTTCATGGGTAAGAAGCGCGAGCCAGGCGCCTATGCCAATGCCGGCGGCAATCACTACAAGAACTTCATCGACGCCGTGAGAGCCAGGGATCCGAAGATTCTGAACGCTCCCATCGAGGAGGGGCATCTGAGCTCGGCGCTCTGCCACCTGGCGAATATCTCGTACCGGCTGGGCCGCTCCCTCCAATTCGATCCGGTCAACGAGCGTTTTGTGAACGACGACGAGGCGAACGCGCTGCTGAGAAGACAGTACCGCGAGCCATTCGTCGTCCCCGAAAAGGTCTAA
- a CDS encoding sugar phosphate isomerase/epimerase, with amino-acid sequence MRVGMMNDPRLPIDEEVAFAAEHGFDFLDLTLEPPRATNEAARSPRVQAAVLKSGLGVVGHTAYYLPIESAYTRLRTAALQQVAEDLRVLADLGATKVTLHFLFSGPERILPRDYRLDCWRAALDYLSPIALERGLFLMLENTESNPERIDLLDRLFQDYPHLRFHLDVGHANLGYASGQLDALLSSFHARLTHVHLSDNVGGDKDLHLPLYCGSIDWKEVAAKLWKYGYDDTVTLEIFSRRREYLLLSKTIWEQLWHSLRDPHENNPSA; translated from the coding sequence ATGCGTGTCGGGATGATGAATGATCCGCGCCTCCCGATCGACGAGGAGGTAGCGTTCGCCGCGGAGCACGGGTTTGACTTCCTCGACCTCACGCTGGAGCCGCCCCGAGCCACGAACGAAGCGGCCCGCAGCCCACGCGTCCAGGCCGCTGTCCTCAAGTCCGGACTTGGAGTCGTGGGCCATACCGCCTACTACCTCCCCATCGAGAGCGCGTACACCCGGCTCCGCACAGCGGCCCTGCAGCAGGTGGCCGAGGACTTACGGGTGCTGGCAGATCTCGGCGCTACCAAGGTGACGCTTCACTTCCTGTTCTCGGGCCCGGAACGTATCCTCCCTCGGGATTACAGACTGGACTGCTGGCGCGCCGCTCTCGACTACCTCTCCCCTATCGCACTCGAGCGCGGCCTGTTCCTGATGCTGGAGAACACCGAGTCCAATCCCGAGCGGATCGACCTGCTGGATCGCCTGTTCCAGGACTACCCTCACTTGCGCTTCCATCTCGATGTGGGCCACGCCAATTTGGGCTACGCCTCAGGGCAGCTCGACGCCCTCCTCTCCTCGTTTCACGCCAGGCTAACTCACGTGCACCTCAGCGACAACGTGGGCGGCGACAAAGATCTCCACCTGCCCCTCTACTGCGGCAGCATCGACTGGAAAGAGGTGGCCGCCAAGCTCTGGAAATACGGCTACGACGACACGGTCACCCTCGAAATCTTTTCGCGGCGGAGGGAGTACCTGTTGCTGAGCAAGACAATCTGGGAACAACTCTGGCACTCCCTGCGCGATCCCCACGAAAACAACCCCTCGGCCTGA
- a CDS encoding alpha/beta hydrolase gives MRKGWSIPHRVRVQGLGPAAVAIGVLVLAAVARGQGAATAVDRWVDYAAGEYDILPNITYAVANNVELKLDLYVPKPRGSARPVVVLFHGGGWVAGQKERNVLQLLPYLRLGWAAVNVEYRVARQSLAPAAVEDCRCALRWVYAHAQEYGLDPNKIVLTGGSAGGHLALITGFLPERSIFDRACPTDDRTRWRSAEEPSVRVAAIVNWYGITDVAELLEGPNAKHYAIEWFGSLPNREELARQLSPIHYVRPGLPPVITIHGEQDDIVPYSQAVRLHQALDKAGVPNRLVTIPGAKHGGFDRDTLLRAFAEVRAFLSQQGFPCQ, from the coding sequence ATGCGCAAGGGTTGGTCGATCCCCCATCGGGTCCGAGTACAGGGGCTCGGCCCTGCCGCGGTGGCGATAGGCGTGCTCGTGCTCGCTGCTGTCGCCAGAGGGCAAGGGGCCGCTACGGCCGTCGACCGCTGGGTTGACTACGCAGCGGGCGAGTACGACATCCTGCCGAACATCACGTACGCCGTAGCGAACAACGTGGAGCTGAAGCTCGATCTGTACGTTCCCAAACCGCGCGGTTCAGCAAGACCGGTCGTCGTGCTGTTCCACGGCGGAGGATGGGTAGCCGGTCAGAAAGAGAGAAACGTGCTGCAGCTTCTACCGTACTTGCGGCTTGGGTGGGCGGCGGTGAATGTCGAGTATCGGGTCGCCCGCCAGTCGCTGGCTCCGGCCGCCGTCGAAGATTGTCGCTGTGCGCTGCGCTGGGTTTACGCCCACGCGCAGGAGTACGGACTTGACCCGAACAAGATCGTGCTGACAGGCGGCTCAGCGGGCGGACATCTGGCGTTGATTACCGGCTTCCTCCCTGAGCGATCGATCTTCGACCGCGCTTGCCCGACCGACGACAGGACGCGCTGGCGCAGCGCGGAGGAACCCTCCGTGCGCGTGGCGGCGATCGTTAACTGGTACGGCATCACCGATGTGGCGGAGCTGCTGGAGGGACCCAACGCCAAGCACTACGCCATCGAGTGGTTCGGCAGCTTGCCCAACCGGGAGGAATTGGCCAGGCAGCTATCGCCCATCCACTACGTCCGGCCAGGATTGCCGCCTGTGATCACGATCCACGGCGAGCAGGACGATATTGTGCCCTACTCCCAGGCCGTTCGACTCCACCAGGCTCTCGACAAGGCCGGAGTGCCGAATAGGCTGGTCACGATTCCGGGTGCCAAGCACGGCGGCTTTGACCGCGACACACTCCTCCGCGCGTTTGCGGAGGTCCGGGCCTTTCTGAGCCAGCAGGGATTTCCCTGCCAGTAA